ttaatgaatttaaattatatgttgtgtatagcaaagccaaaatacaacgtccacccATGTGTGCACAGGGTCGCACGAGGATAACCAACTAcattaacatttacaaacatgtgcaatcaaattgcacggtagctcaactgatagaacgTTGCACTTATGATGTAAAAGACCggagtatgagtcctgaagagcacgtaaATCGACTTGtgagacactattggttagatttagatttaaggtttaggttagggaggtcggttttgtcgatttaaaactcgatagagcatttaccttaaaacctcatctgtttgggagaatatttaatTTGCTTATAGTGCCatacagtggatatttcaccagAATTGCCATGATGCATGTAAGAAACCActtaatattttgcaaaaatgtcgccacagtcatgtcattttctgAAGTTCATCTTTTACAACCTAAATTGTCTTGTCCAAACTTTAACTCTtctaaattcaacatgaaatggcattcataaACCATTTTACTTCCCCAATTTGATGGTTTTGCAAGTTTGAAACCATGCAGAGTGGGATCTGGgctttttaaacaaaacacaaacgtTTTTGTGATATAATTGTGATATTAAATCTATAGTAAAGTTTTAAATGAAGACATCCAGCTCCATGCATATTAACCATCAAATATATTCTGATTGTCTGTGATTGTGTTTCGCCTTCAGACTAATTACTGACTTTCGTGGTTACCGAAATGTTGTTTGAAAATGCTGTTGAAATGTTCCTTATGTAATAtatatgaattaaataaattcactCCCTGGCTTGCAGAGTTTTGAGAATCATCAAGACCTTCACTTTATCATGACATCAAAgcgattatatattttttagccTTTTTCAAAgctcttaaaaacaaacaatggtTATTATTTTGCTTCACACATTTTTCTAATTAAACACAAATCTGGCAAATCCTGACAGAAATAGAAACTCAAGCTCAACTTAATGAACATTTTCACTTATGAGAGTTTTACAGAGCATATCATAAACACTTTCATCTGAGAGGACTGTTTCTCATCTTCACCTATGATCGCATCCGAGCCAATTAGGATAAAACTTGTGATAGAAATTTAAAACAAGCGTATCTGGTGCTGACTTGAAAGAAAACTGAATTCTCACTTGATGTTTGTGAGCTGTTGTTATGTCTTGCTGTTCTGTTTGGGTTGTTCGGGGTGAATCGTGTCAACATGGGTTAGTTGCACAGAGTTGGCTGTCACTCTCTGTTTGAATTCTGACATGAATAATGCACCAGAACTGTGACTGTCatattcaaaaacaacaaaaaaacatgtgcgTTTCACCCTAGAATCTCCCAGAATCAGAGGGAAATTATTCCAAGCATGTTTTTATAGTTCAGAACACCATACAATTTGATTACCATTTCTGAAGACTCCACTAAATGTGGTCATTATCATAAAATTCGTAAATATACTAAAATGCAATGATTCAAAATCATATCTTTTTAATAAAAGGACTTGgctggtgtagtgactcgcctcaatccgggtggcggattgagttgcctccgcatctgagaccgtcaatccgcgcatcttatcacgtggctcgttgagcatgttaccgtgcagacatagcgcgtgtggaggcttcacgctattctccgcggcatccatgcacgaCTCACCACACGCCGCACAGAGAGCGAGATCCACATTataacaaccacgaggaggttaccccatgtgactctaccctccctagcaaccgagccagtttggttgcttaggagacccggctggagtcactcagtacaccctggatttgaacttgcaactccaagggtggtagtcagcatctttactcgctgagctatccaggccccagctagtgccatcttttaataggaatgacaacgaggctatgagggatagacttaccatctcttcaatggcatgaacggtttaaagctgtataaagcacCTAGATTCACATCTGATGGAGTTCTttatatactgaatgttcttggacagatattttatgtttatgttatgttttgtctgcggaacgatccaaaaacattttaaactgcagtacagcccattgaagagattgtaagtctatcccttacagctttgttgtcattcccattaaaaatcaaagatggcgctaatgtgaaaaaggtctgtaTAGTTGACCCAAACCCTACTGTCGCTGGACAGATCGTAGTGTAAGAGACTCAATTTTGGTCATAACtcagttttgacaatatttgtaGTTGCCGTGCTTTTCCTTTACATTGGAGCATTTGTCTAATAAAAGCAAATATATTTTGGGTTCGATAGACttcatcaacagcatttttggcataatgttgattaccacaaaaataagtGACACgttcccttgtttattaaaaaaaaaaaaaaacaacatccaaCTACATCTAGAGTGAatgggaagtgaatggggccagtgtataaacattaaaatacacaccatttcaaggtatagccacaagacttaaacattatacatgtaaacatgattttagtgtgataaaatcgcttactaaccttttctgtgtaaagttatatccaatattacaacttcgttgtcatgacgacgtaactCTGGTAAACCCTATGATTccggtattggatataactttacacagaaaaggctagtaagcaattttatcacacaaaaattgtgttaacacatataatgtttctgtcttgtggctatacttttgaaactgtgtgtattttaaaatttatgaactggccccagttcaactgtaagtgtctcactgtaaccgctatttttgctttttttaaataaacgagggatgtgtcgaaatatttttttgtggcaatcaatattgACACAAAAGCTATCGATTgtgcttaacctgtattgaacccaggTCAACATGAAACCAGCATTTGTATTCCATTactaaaaaataacataaaaatcaaTCTTCAAAAATCTTAGAAATTGGGCGTGAGTTATCAGAATTGAGCCAGATGGTTGGagggggaggggttgaaaagtaaGAGTGCTTGGTGACATCATAcaaaaatgaaagtcatttcagaggcggagtaaactgatgaaagattacaacgacaaacattttctttctttgcaATAACATCCAGCAAAAAGTTGCAAACAAATTAGACCAGGAATGTGTGTTAAAAAGTAAATATGGTCAGTTTTGGTTTCATGCTCACTATCTTCCATCCTACAATTTTGCACGCTAAATGTCCTGTTTTTGCACTTTTTACAGCTCTTTCTGCGCATTTCCGGGTGTGTGAACCTTACTCTGACCACAAGGGGCGCTATCACTTTGGATTCCACTGTCCTCGTCTCTCAGACAATAAGACTTACATGTTCTGCTGTCACCATAACAACACAGCCTTCAAGTACTGCTGCAACGAGACCGAGTTTCAGACAGTCATGGGGGTCAACCTGACCACCTCCCCAGACGGTTATGCTCACAAGTGAGTTTCCTGGCTGCAagaaaatgttgttccaaacttatatgactttcttccccctaacgtttccttttgtgttctacaaataaaataagttatacgattttggaacaacataggggtgagtgaatgatgacagaattatcatttttgcgtGAATGATCCCTATAAGGCATTTACTGAAAGAACAGACAGCCTGATGTGAAGCCATTTCATTCTCATCAGTGGTCAGCACGATACAGCCAATGATATTCACGGCTGGCCTGAGGTTAATTTGCCCTCATAGAGTCTCAGAAGCACTCACATCTTTCAGAGTTGGCTTACACAGGATGGTCCAATGTTTCTTTCAGTCTGGTGCAGATATGAGGTATTGTTTATACAGCTGTTTTTGTCCTCTAGGCAGAATGCATTAATGCCACACTGATGTCAACAACCTAAGACAAGTGTCCATGATTAGGAAGCAGAACTGCTGATATTTGTCTTGgcacttatgctgccttcacatgctatcggGATTATCTTCACACTTCACACAAAGTCGTAAATTACGAATATGTCACATTGCATATTTCAtagagaacttttattttgacaccgtaaTACATGTTAGTGAGCTTGCTGATGATTTTGGTCAAATTCTGGTCAAATACCTGCaattttttctgtgtaaaaatgtacaatatgcatcatatggttacatatatactgtacattagggctgaacaattaatcgaaatcaaatttaaatgtttaagatttctaaaccgcaaaggctgcaatttaaataaataaatagtctgcacgcGCTATGTTTAGTGTATGTGCGCAGCTCTGTTCCCTTtaccatatatacacatataaagcACGCTAGAGGCTAATGAACTAAGGCCGCTATTAGTTAATGTTTAGCTATTTTCATTGGCAGCCCATCGAGAATTCATGgtaaatttgccacaaatttgctgcgaattcaccactgatcatattcacatgcaaatgagctttgcggcaaatttgcggaAAATTGTCAgatgttgccaaaggtttgccggaggttcaccactaccgatgAAGagatgcaaacttctggcaaacatttgcggtgaatcacaagctcatttgcatgtgaaaataatgagtgacaaATTTGCGccaaaatttgtggcaagtttgtgactagtttgccagaactctagattttttgtaagggagtagagcatgtttgccattacaaaaaatcaagagttctggcaaactagccacaaatagaccttattcatgctagcgccatctttgatttttaatgggaatgacagtgaggctgtgagggacttagcatctcttcaatgggctgtccagcagtttaaaatgtttttggatcgttccgtggacaaaacattgataaaatatctgtccaaggatattcagtatacaaagaaaatAAGATGTGATCTTGgtgctttatacagctttataacgttcgtgccattgaagagatggtgagtctatccctcacagcctcgttgccattcccattaaaaatcaaagatggcgctagcgtgaataaggtctatttgcCACTCAGTATTTTCACATGCAtgtgatttgccacaaatgttggCCAGAAgtatgcagctcttcaccggtagtgttgaacctgcagcaaacctttggcaacaatggaaaatttgcagcaagtttgctgcaaagctcatctgcatgtgaaaattatcagtgacgAATTTGCGGCgagtttgctgcaaatttgccatgaattcTCAACTTTTGTGTGCCCAACACTTACTaggttttttaaatgttaattatcatatcgtttttcaaaatatgcatgattacattttttgtccaaatcattaagccctactgtatatatgtaaatgaCCGAAACAGCAAGCACTAACAAGGcagctgcatttagaaaaatgaataaaacatattcactacagaaaccatactctcctccaccatgttgaatgtTTATAGCCTCCTAACTCGTAAACTTGGGGATTACAATGATCTAAGAGTTTCCCAGTCTTAACTACGACTCGAGGGGGCACTTATGTGCAATTTCTGGGAAGGAAATTCATATTTACTGTATGATAATTCCAACAGCGCATGAGGGCAGCATAAATAATGTTAAGATATGTTAACAAAGAGTAAACAAAAGATTCACCTAAAGACAAACACCTGTACAGTATGTACTAACAGGTTTCAAAACAGAGTACAAAAACTTCATCAATTTACTCAAGCacagttttttaaatatttctactttaCTCAACTATAAGTATTTCTTTTGACATTCACTTTTATGTCACTacagtttgaagagaaaattAATGCTTCCCTTTGATACATTTCTCTAGACCCTTTCGTTACTTTGTGACTGGACACGTCAAATGTAAACTGCATGTCGATCAGTGACAGTAATGTCCAATTTGTGAACAAATTGTTTGAGTCTTGATCAAttagattttatatttattatatttattatattgttatataattatatttttaattggcCAATTTGGTTCGAAAAGCAATCTGAACGATTCATTTCACGAATCGATTGAATCAGAATCCTACATATCCAAACATAGACTCAAGAACCGCCCCACCACTCAACCACAGTACGTTGTCATGGGTATCAGCCGTGACATCTTTTTATgccatttacttgtacttttcaTACTAAAGTACATTAAATATCAGTTACATTATTacttttaactatttatttttctcatgagcTTCTCATGAGTTAGTTTCCATTAAAGGTATCTTTACTTCACTGAAGTATGACTTTATAACACtggtttaaaattacatttttaatggaagataagtaaaaataaataaataaataaaaatatcagccATAATTATTTCTCAACTGTCATGACAATATATGTGTACACATGTGTaaatttttctttgttaaaacatCCTtttgtaaaagtattttaaaaatgtaaaatactctTTGTTTCCATCTTAATATACTGAGTTGAACtccatttgtagattaattaaatcattaaagcTAATCTGTGTAATGTCAGCACCTCTAGCgttaccaaacagaattgcaaaaataaatgttttcaaacaggtttccctaaCATTTTCTAACAGAGCAATGTATTGATAGTAccacagaaccacagtgtttCCACTtgagaaatcaacctacaaatagcttaTTTAGGTTTtagagtcaaaaaaaaaaatgcactgcaGCTTTAAGAGGTTCTAAATGTATCTTTTCTCTCTGTCACAGCAATTACTCTGCATTAATCGGCGTGTGGATCTATGGATTTTTCGTCATGGTGCTGTTAGCGCTTGACTTCCTGTATTATTCTGCCATGAACTATGAGGTGTGTCGGGTTTATCTGGAGAAGTGCGGTCTGGGGGGCCGCTGGCTGAAACAGGCCCGCAGTCAGTGGCACGGCCCTGCACAGGAGGAGAGTGATGGGCAGCCCGTTCAACCTGGAGCTCCATCAGTACCTCATGAGCAACATCATCAACACAGCTGCAGTCAGACCAGACACAGCATGACTGAGGACACACATAACACAACACAGATCACACACAACATGGCAACGGCCTGGTGAGTGCAAACAAAAACCACTCAAACCTCCAGAACTACACAGACTTCTGTGGCTGCGTTCAGATACTACCATATTACTCGTACTTATTCTGAAGTGTGTCTAcaaaaatgtctcttgtgtggaattactttgaattggtTGACAATGACTGCAGAGTAGcaatttgtaagctttgcactTCTACAATTTCATGATGTGGAACTACCGTTAAAATGTAACCAATTTGATTGATGCCTTAAATCTCGACACATCAAGGAGTATGATGAGTTTTTAAGGCTAAAGCGGAGGTTGCTTCAGGTaatcattcagaattcagttaatgtgagttaaagggatagttcacccaaaaattctaatTCTCTCATAATCACTCAACCacatgtgatatgataggtgcaggtgagaaacagatcaatatttaagtcatttttactataaattctcctcctggcccagTAGGTcccgatatgcatgaagaatgtgaaagtgaaagtggagatttatagtgaaaaaggacataaatattgatctgtttctcacccacaacaatcttatcgcttctgaagacatggatttaaccactggagttgtatggattacttttatgctgcctttatgtgtttttggagctttaaagttttggtcaccattcacttgcattgtaaggaccttcagagctgaaatatttttctaaaaactttGTGTTTAGTagaaaaaagaatgtcatacacatggcatgagggtaaatgataaaattaaaaagaataaattatgggaaaattttcatttttggtgaactattcctacagtcaaaaaaattaagaaatcttaTCAATTTAATGTGAGCCTTAAAAGAGGCTTAATGAGAGTTCATAATCTGCATTTTGTttaagtgttttgtttataactgtgACCAGTTACTCTAAAACATGGAAGACATCAGTATAAAGACATAGAGAATAAAGTCATTATTTAAATTTCCTtctaagttgtgtaattaattatcagtgatttgaaacaaggtagcatacAAAAGTAGAACCACCAAACTAACCGTATCGGCGACAGGTGTTGTTCTAAATAATAGGATTTTGTATCGGCACACAAATTTTGCATTGATGCATCCCTAATCagaatatatatacaatataaccATGTGTGGAATACTGTCTTCCACAATGGAATGCATTCAATTTTATCTAATTTCTAGTATTATGAATGCGGTTAACATATTTTTGGccaaaatttgattaaaatgcaAATCATCATATTTATTTCTT
This genomic window from Myxocyprinus asiaticus isolate MX2 ecotype Aquarium Trade chromosome 48, UBuf_Myxa_2, whole genome shotgun sequence contains:
- the LOC127437274 gene encoding protein shisa-like-1a isoform X2 gives rise to the protein MREDTKMSVTNDHSFNILTIIFLLLSTEALSAHFRVCEPYSDHKGRYHFGFHCPRLSDNKTYMFCCHHNNTAFKYCCNETEFQTVMGVNLTTSPDGYAHNNYSALIGVWIYGFFVMVLLALDFLYYSAMNYEVCRVYLEKCGLGGRWLKQARSQWHGPAQEESDGQPVQPGAPSVPHEQHHQHSCSQTRHSMTEDTHNTTQITHNMATA
- the LOC127437274 gene encoding protein shisa-like-1a isoform X1, coding for MREDTKMSVTNDHSFNILTIIFLLLSTEALSAHFRVCEPYSDHKGRYHFGFHCPRLSDNKTYMFCCHHNNTAFKYCCNETEFQTVMGVNLTTSPDGYAHNNYSALIGVWIYGFFVMVLLALDFLYYSAMNYEVCRVYLEKCGLGGRWLKQARSQWHGPAQEESDGQPVQPGAPSVPHEQHHQHSCSQTRHSMTEDTHNTTQITHNMATAW